From Micromonospora echinospora, one genomic window encodes:
- a CDS encoding type I polyketide synthase, producing MSDTGAAAATLSPLKRALVAIETLQARLDEIERARTEPIAVVGVGCRLPGGANSPDEFWTRLRDGVDLISEVPADRWDVDAYHDPEQSTPGTMSSRDGGFLDQVDRFDPGFFGLSLGEAASMDPQQRLLLEVAWEALEHAGCVPAKLAGTHTDVYVGISTWDYSLLLGGAPIRGLSGTAFSIAANRLSYVFDLHGASLAVDTACSSSLVAVHLACQSLRAGTARTALAGGVNVMLWPETTAAFSQVGMLSPDGRSRTFDASANGYVRGEGAGIVVLKRLSDARADGDRVLAVIRGSAVNQDGHSNGLTAPNSVAQEAVLRAALADARIAPHRVDYVEAHGTGTTLGDPIEVRALAAALGSGRDPDHPLLLGSVKTNTGHLEAAAGITGLIKVVLGLHHGEIPPHLHLRELNPHVEWHELPLRVTTTRTAWPSPAGQRVAGVSSFGFGGTNAHIVLGDAPAPTGEAPTDDRPLRLLTVSGRSEEALRDQARRYADRLAVPPTPTLAALCHTTNTRRTHFAHRAAVPVADLAAARAALTTLAAGDTPDGLHRGAVPTGTRRRLAFVFPGQGGQHIDMGRELYRTEPVFRRTIDRCAELFDVHHPWRLRDVMYPAEGGVRYPIDETEYAQPTLFAIQCALAETWRSWGVRPDAVMGHSLGEYAAAWVAGVFSLETGVRLIVERGRLTRTLPPTGMMAACSASAEDVTALLDGYAGQVAVAAVNGPEHTVISGEKTAVQAVLERLEEEFVLTRPLRVSYASHSPLLEPILDEFEKSITGQEFGEPQIPFMSTYRATMLRSGVCHDPAYWRQQLREPVRFLEATRALAAEGYDTFLEMGPKDTLIEMGKRCLPRGTGRWLRSLDPETGNWQTLLDSAAGLHTHGIEFDWDAFEGVAHPPVDLPTYPFQRRRCWLDPEQIRAHRLTTEDQR from the coding sequence ATGAGTGACACCGGAGCCGCCGCGGCGACGCTGTCCCCGCTCAAGCGCGCCCTGGTCGCGATCGAGACCCTCCAGGCCCGCCTGGACGAGATCGAACGCGCCCGGACCGAACCCATCGCCGTCGTCGGCGTGGGCTGCCGGCTGCCCGGCGGCGCGAACAGCCCCGACGAGTTCTGGACCCGGCTGCGCGACGGCGTGGACCTGATCTCCGAGGTGCCCGCCGACCGCTGGGACGTCGACGCCTACCACGACCCGGAGCAGTCCACCCCGGGCACGATGAGCAGCCGCGACGGCGGCTTCCTCGACCAGGTCGACCGGTTCGACCCGGGCTTCTTCGGCCTCTCCCTCGGCGAGGCGGCCAGCATGGACCCGCAGCAGCGGCTGCTGCTGGAGGTCGCCTGGGAGGCCCTCGAACACGCCGGGTGCGTGCCGGCGAAGCTGGCCGGCACGCACACCGACGTGTACGTGGGCATCAGCACCTGGGACTACTCCCTCCTGCTCGGCGGCGCGCCCATCCGGGGGCTCTCCGGCACCGCGTTCAGCATCGCCGCGAACCGCCTCTCCTACGTCTTCGACCTGCACGGCGCCAGCCTCGCGGTGGACACCGCCTGCTCGTCGTCGCTGGTCGCGGTGCACCTGGCCTGCCAGAGCCTGCGCGCCGGCACCGCCCGCACGGCCCTCGCCGGCGGCGTCAACGTGATGCTCTGGCCGGAGACCACGGCGGCGTTCTCCCAGGTCGGCATGCTCTCCCCGGACGGACGCAGCCGCACCTTCGACGCCAGCGCCAACGGCTACGTGCGGGGCGAGGGCGCCGGCATCGTCGTCCTGAAACGACTCTCCGACGCGCGCGCCGACGGCGACCGGGTGCTGGCCGTGATCCGGGGCTCGGCGGTCAACCAGGACGGACACAGCAACGGCCTCACCGCCCCCAACAGCGTCGCCCAGGAGGCGGTGCTGCGGGCCGCCCTCGCCGACGCCCGGATCGCCCCGCACCGCGTCGACTACGTCGAGGCGCACGGCACCGGCACCACCCTCGGCGACCCGATCGAGGTGCGCGCGCTCGCCGCCGCGCTGGGCTCCGGCCGCGACCCGGACCACCCGCTGCTCCTCGGCTCGGTCAAGACCAACACCGGGCACCTGGAGGCCGCCGCCGGCATCACCGGGCTGATCAAGGTGGTGCTGGGCCTGCACCACGGCGAGATCCCCCCGCACCTGCACCTGCGCGAGCTGAACCCGCACGTCGAGTGGCACGAGCTGCCGCTGCGGGTGACCACCACCCGCACCGCCTGGCCATCCCCGGCCGGGCAGCGGGTCGCCGGGGTCAGCTCGTTCGGCTTCGGCGGCACCAACGCCCACATCGTCCTCGGTGACGCGCCGGCCCCGACCGGCGAGGCCCCGACCGACGACCGCCCGCTGCGGCTGCTGACCGTCTCCGGCCGCAGCGAGGAGGCCCTGCGCGACCAGGCCCGCCGGTACGCCGACCGGCTCGCCGTGCCGCCCACCCCGACGCTGGCCGCGCTCTGCCACACCACCAACACCCGGCGCACCCACTTCGCGCACCGGGCGGCGGTGCCGGTGGCCGACCTGGCCGCCGCCCGCGCCGCGCTGACCACGCTCGCGGCCGGCGACACCCCCGACGGGTTGCACCGGGGCGCCGTCCCCACCGGCACCCGGCGTCGACTGGCGTTCGTCTTCCCCGGCCAGGGCGGCCAGCACATCGACATGGGCCGCGAGCTGTACCGGACCGAACCGGTGTTCCGGCGCACCATCGACCGCTGCGCCGAACTGTTCGACGTCCACCACCCGTGGCGGCTGCGCGACGTCATGTACCCCGCCGAGGGCGGCGTCCGGTACCCGATCGACGAGACCGAGTACGCCCAGCCGACGCTCTTCGCGATCCAGTGCGCGCTGGCCGAGACGTGGCGCTCCTGGGGCGTGCGCCCCGACGCGGTGATGGGCCACAGCCTCGGCGAGTACGCCGCCGCCTGGGTCGCCGGGGTGTTCAGCCTGGAGACCGGGGTCCGGCTGATCGTGGAACGCGGCCGGCTCACCCGGACCCTGCCGCCGACCGGCATGATGGCTGCCTGCTCGGCCTCCGCCGAGGACGTCACCGCCCTGCTCGACGGGTACGCCGGCCAGGTGGCGGTCGCCGCGGTCAACGGCCCCGAGCACACCGTGATCTCCGGCGAGAAGACGGCCGTGCAGGCGGTACTGGAACGGCTGGAGGAGGAGTTCGTCCTCACCCGTCCGCTGCGGGTGTCGTACGCGTCGCACTCGCCGCTGCTGGAGCCGATCCTCGACGAGTTCGAGAAGTCCATCACCGGGCAGGAGTTCGGCGAACCGCAGATCCCGTTCATGTCGACCTACCGGGCGACCATGCTCCGCTCGGGCGTCTGCCACGACCCGGCGTACTGGCGGCAGCAGCTCCGCGAGCCGGTCCGGTTCCTGGAGGCCACCCGGGCGCTCGCCGCCGAGGGCTACGACACCTTCCTGGAGATGGGCCCGAAGGACACCCTGATCGAGATGGGCAAGCGCTGCCTGCCCCGGGGCACCGGCCGGTGGCTGCGCTCGCTGGACCCGGAGACCGGCAACTGGCAGACCCTGCTGGACAGCGCGGCCGGCCTGCACACCCACGGCATCGAGTTCGACTGGGACGCCTTCGAAGGCGTCGCCCACCCGCCGGTCGACCTGCCGACCTACCCCTTCCAGCGGCGCCGCTGCTGGCTGGACCCGGAGCAGATCCGGGCACACCGCCTGACCACGGAAGACCAGAGGTGA
- a CDS encoding type I polyketide synthase, with translation MPSAEHSSAATLHRALTAVRDMRAKLEASERARTEPIAVVGMACRFPGGANSPEAFWTLLRDGVDAVSEVPADRWDADTLYDPDPTTPGRVSSRWGGFLDQVDRFDAAFFGISPREADQMDPQQRLMLEVAWEALESAGQTTDRLAGSATGVFVGVHSHSNDYTWLQYADPERIDTYTGTGTSHSVVAGRISYLLDLRGPSVALDTACSSSLVAVHLAVQSLRTGECRTALAGGVNLALGPHFAMATTKMRMMAADGRCKTFDAAADGFVRGEGCGAVVLKRLSDARRDGDPVLAVIRGSAVNQDGRTNGLTAPSGLSQRQIVAQALTNAGVEPAAVGAVEAHGTGTALGDPIEIEALTEVFGPATGQSRPVVLGSVKTNIGHLEAAAGIAGLIKVVLSLRHEAVPAHLHFRTLNPNASLAGTRFVIPTELRPWPRGEHPRYATVSSFGWSGTNGCLVVAEAPAEGTPTPAGEASALPGEAPAPAAEEADRVELLPLSARSPQALRALAGAYRSMLADTDVPLRDLCWTAAVRRSHHPFRAAVTGRDHAELADRLAAVVDAPAPAEAAVPDVPAGPVFVFCGQGAQWAGMGRDLLTTEPVFAETLRRCDELFHALAGWSLVDELLADEDRSRLDRTEVAQPALFAVQVSLAALWRSWGVEPETVIGHSVGEVAAAHVAGVLTLQDAVRVAYHRGRVMQPAHGLGRMATVALPEHEAAQAVAGYGDRLTVAAVNSPTSTVLAGDADALAEMLVALTERGVASRPLRVEYAFHSPQMAPFQEPLIEALHGVTPRPAVVPIVSTVTGLPAADGDYGPAYWARNIRQPVRFAAALAQLDGAGTGCTVIEVGPQPVLARPIVEQFEWHGRPGAVLASMRAGTDGRTTLLTALGGLYRANHPLDWARVHPSPGRCVPLPGYPWQRQRHWLRATPRPAHRTPAPGGHPLLGRRMRTAVPTFDNVLDAGGFLGDHRIHGAALLPMTAYLELALAAHGGTTPAQVTDLVLHQPLVLADDAPRAVQVVLTPDAGWLQGPPATRKAVTGDPARHPGGGVQVFSQPATGGDDQPWNRHATGKVAEYTPPPADHRDPATLPDGLTPVDVTSFHQRLRTAGIAYGPAFTGLRELWHGTDQALGWVTLADDLETAAYRWHPALLDAALQVALAAFPDDPADAWLPIGLDRFAPVTAPGRQVWSHARLRSRSAEAAVADVDLRTADGVLAARVEGLLLRRADRHALPGTAAPEIRYEIAWEPAEPTTPTTGTGDWLLLADQGGTGTALAELLRSRGERVELLPPDADPTGPLRHRTWRGVVDLGGLDAPAGEPALDEVLAAHERAVRRTLDLVSTLATDDSSAPRLWLVTRGARAVVPGDPVAVTQAPAWGLARAVNRERADLRCGCVDLDPADPRPVAPELADLLLAADGEDEAALRDGVVHVPRLVPATPPAGDTRPVRLRIRERGVLENLTLEPAARRQPEPDEVEIRVHATGLNFRDVLNTLGMYPGEAGPLGLECAGEVVAVGARVDALAVGDRVLALAPASFASYVTVSAARVAPIPAGLDYAEAATVPVTYLTAAYGLHHLARLKPGERVLIHAAAGGVGLAAVRLAHAAGAEVFATASPAKWPVLTELGVRHVFHSRTLDFADAVRDRTDGQGVDVVLNSLADEFIPRSIDVLREGGTFLEIGKRGIWDAERVAGLRPDVQYHPFDLGAVADADPELILATLRELTDALGAGRLAPLPLRAFPLDRAVDAFRHMAQARHVGKVVVTHDHPPVVRPDATYLITGGLGGIGPAVARWLVEQGARHLVLLGRSAPSAETAATLRDLHPDARIHIRQADVADPDALAGVLAEIVATLPPLRGIVHAAGVLDDGVLAQQTWSRFAGVLAPKVAGGWNLHLLTRDLPLDFLVFCSSVAALLGSAGQSSYVTANTFLDTLAHHRRARGLAATSVDWGPWADGGMAARLDDRQRQRLAAQGFRAIPADEATHALGRLLDAGTAQAGVFAVDWSTHLHGYGDRPPALLARLRRTETPPAGPTGKAPTGGARERIEGAHPTERRQLLQEYVQCVAVTILGLPPAQPVNPQQPLRELGLDSLMAVELRNALGGFAGRHLPSTLAFDHPTVTRLTDYLLRELFPEPATPAPASGPPPTPDVPDDLVARVAALDDADVEALLAAKLSALEVRTTHE, from the coding sequence ATGCCCTCAGCGGAACACTCCTCGGCGGCGACGCTGCACCGCGCGTTGACCGCGGTGCGCGACATGCGCGCCAAACTCGAGGCCAGCGAGCGTGCCCGGACCGAGCCGATCGCGGTCGTCGGCATGGCCTGCCGGTTCCCGGGCGGGGCGAACAGCCCCGAGGCGTTCTGGACGCTGCTGCGCGACGGCGTCGACGCGGTCTCGGAGGTGCCCGCCGACCGGTGGGACGCCGACACCCTCTACGACCCGGACCCCACCACGCCCGGCCGGGTCAGCAGTCGCTGGGGTGGCTTCCTGGACCAGGTGGACCGGTTCGACGCGGCCTTCTTCGGCATCTCCCCCCGGGAGGCCGACCAGATGGACCCGCAGCAGCGGCTGATGCTGGAGGTCGCCTGGGAGGCCCTGGAGAGCGCCGGGCAGACCACCGACCGGCTGGCCGGCAGCGCCACCGGGGTCTTCGTCGGCGTGCACAGCCACAGCAACGACTACACCTGGCTCCAGTACGCCGATCCGGAACGGATCGACACCTACACCGGCACCGGCACCTCGCACAGCGTCGTCGCCGGCCGGATCTCGTACCTGCTCGACCTGCGCGGGCCGAGCGTCGCCCTGGACACCGCCTGCTCGTCGTCCCTGGTCGCGGTGCACCTGGCCGTGCAGAGCCTGCGCACCGGGGAGTGCCGGACCGCGCTGGCCGGCGGGGTGAACCTGGCGCTCGGCCCGCACTTCGCCATGGCCACCACCAAGATGCGGATGATGGCCGCCGACGGCCGCTGCAAGACCTTCGACGCCGCCGCCGACGGCTTCGTGCGCGGCGAGGGCTGCGGCGCGGTGGTGCTCAAGCGCCTCTCCGACGCGCGGCGCGACGGCGACCCGGTCCTGGCGGTGATCCGGGGGTCGGCGGTCAACCAGGACGGCCGGACCAACGGCCTGACCGCCCCGAGCGGACTCTCCCAGCGGCAGATCGTCGCGCAGGCCCTGACCAACGCGGGCGTCGAACCGGCGGCGGTCGGCGCGGTCGAGGCCCACGGCACCGGCACCGCGCTCGGCGACCCGATCGAGATCGAGGCGCTGACCGAGGTGTTCGGCCCGGCGACCGGGCAGAGCCGACCGGTCGTCCTCGGCTCGGTCAAGACCAACATCGGTCACCTGGAGGCCGCCGCCGGCATCGCCGGCCTGATCAAGGTGGTGCTGTCGCTGCGGCACGAGGCCGTCCCGGCCCACCTGCACTTCCGTACCCTCAACCCGAACGCCTCGCTGGCCGGGACCCGGTTCGTCATCCCGACCGAGCTGCGTCCCTGGCCCCGGGGCGAGCACCCCCGGTACGCCACGGTCAGCTCGTTCGGCTGGTCCGGCACCAACGGCTGCCTGGTGGTGGCGGAAGCCCCCGCCGAAGGCACCCCCACGCCCGCCGGAGAAGCCTCCGCGCTCCCCGGGGAGGCTCCCGCGCCCGCCGCCGAGGAGGCCGACCGGGTCGAGCTGCTGCCGCTGTCCGCCCGCAGCCCGCAGGCGCTGCGCGCGCTGGCCGGCGCGTACCGGTCGATGCTGGCCGACACCGACGTGCCGCTGCGCGACCTGTGCTGGACGGCGGCCGTCCGGCGCAGCCACCACCCGTTCCGGGCGGCGGTCACCGGCCGCGACCACGCCGAACTGGCCGACCGGCTGGCCGCCGTCGTCGACGCCCCCGCCCCGGCCGAGGCGGCCGTCCCGGACGTCCCGGCCGGACCGGTCTTCGTCTTCTGCGGCCAGGGCGCGCAGTGGGCCGGCATGGGCCGCGACCTGCTGACGACCGAACCGGTCTTCGCCGAGACGCTGCGCCGCTGCGACGAGCTGTTCCACGCCCTCGCCGGCTGGTCGCTGGTCGACGAGCTCCTCGCCGACGAGGACCGGTCCCGGCTGGACCGCACCGAGGTCGCGCAACCCGCGCTCTTCGCGGTGCAGGTTTCCCTCGCCGCGCTCTGGCGCTCGTGGGGCGTCGAACCCGAGACGGTGATCGGGCACAGCGTCGGCGAGGTCGCCGCCGCCCACGTCGCCGGGGTGCTCACCCTCCAGGACGCGGTACGTGTGGCGTACCACCGGGGCCGGGTCATGCAGCCGGCGCACGGGCTCGGTCGGATGGCCACCGTGGCGCTGCCGGAGCACGAGGCGGCGCAGGCCGTGGCCGGGTACGGCGACCGGCTGACCGTCGCGGCGGTCAACAGTCCCACCTCGACCGTGCTGGCCGGCGACGCCGACGCGCTGGCCGAGATGCTGGTCGCGCTCACCGAACGGGGCGTGGCCAGCCGGCCGCTGCGGGTCGAGTACGCCTTCCACAGCCCGCAGATGGCCCCGTTCCAGGAGCCACTGATCGAGGCGCTGCACGGCGTCACGCCCCGCCCCGCCGTGGTGCCGATCGTGTCCACGGTGACCGGACTTCCCGCCGCCGACGGGGACTACGGCCCGGCGTACTGGGCCCGCAACATCCGGCAGCCGGTCCGGTTCGCGGCGGCCCTGGCCCAGCTCGACGGGGCGGGCACCGGCTGCACCGTGATCGAGGTCGGCCCGCAGCCCGTCCTGGCCCGGCCGATCGTCGAGCAGTTCGAGTGGCACGGCCGCCCCGGCGCGGTGCTGGCGTCGATGCGGGCCGGCACGGACGGCCGCACCACGCTGCTGACCGCGCTCGGCGGGCTCTACCGCGCCAACCACCCCCTCGACTGGGCGCGTGTGCACCCGAGTCCCGGCCGGTGCGTGCCGCTGCCCGGCTACCCGTGGCAGCGCCAGCGGCACTGGCTGCGCGCCACGCCCCGCCCGGCCCACCGGACCCCGGCCCCGGGCGGGCACCCGCTGCTCGGCCGGCGGATGCGTACCGCCGTGCCGACCTTCGACAACGTCCTCGACGCCGGCGGCTTCCTCGGTGACCACCGGATCCACGGCGCGGCGCTGCTGCCGATGACCGCGTACCTCGAACTGGCCCTGGCCGCCCACGGCGGCACCACCCCGGCCCAGGTCACCGACCTGGTGCTGCACCAGCCGCTGGTCCTTGCGGACGACGCGCCCCGCGCGGTGCAGGTCGTGCTGACCCCCGACGCCGGTTGGTTGCAGGGGCCCCCTGCTACGCGGAAAGCGGTAACAGGGGACCCCGCCAGGCACCCCGGCGGCGGCGTACAGGTGTTCAGCCAGCCGGCCACCGGCGGCGACGACCAGCCGTGGAACCGGCACGCGACCGGGAAGGTGGCGGAGTACACCCCGCCCCCGGCCGACCACCGCGACCCGGCGACGCTGCCCGACGGGCTCACGCCGGTCGACGTCACGTCCTTCCACCAGCGACTCCGGACGGCCGGCATCGCGTACGGCCCCGCCTTCACCGGCCTGCGTGAGCTGTGGCACGGCACCGACCAGGCCCTCGGCTGGGTCACCCTCGCCGACGACCTGGAGACCGCCGCCTACCGCTGGCATCCCGCCCTGCTCGACGCCGCCCTCCAGGTGGCCCTGGCCGCCTTCCCCGACGACCCGGCCGACGCCTGGCTGCCGATCGGCCTGGACCGCTTCGCCCCGGTCACCGCTCCCGGCCGGCAGGTGTGGAGCCACGCCCGGCTGCGCAGCCGCAGCGCCGAGGCGGCCGTCGCCGACGTCGACCTGCGCACCGCCGACGGGGTCCTGGCCGCCCGGGTCGAGGGCCTGCTGCTGCGCCGCGCCGACCGGCACGCCCTCCCCGGCACCGCCGCACCCGAGATCCGGTACGAGATCGCCTGGGAGCCGGCCGAGCCGACCACCCCGACGACCGGCACCGGTGACTGGCTGCTCCTGGCCGACCAGGGCGGCACCGGCACCGCCCTCGCCGAGCTGCTGCGGTCCCGGGGTGAGCGGGTCGAACTGCTGCCCCCGGACGCCGACCCGACCGGGCCGCTACGGCACCGGACCTGGCGCGGCGTGGTCGACCTCGGCGGTCTCGACGCGCCGGCCGGCGAGCCGGCCCTGGACGAGGTGCTGGCCGCCCACGAGCGGGCCGTCCGCCGGACGCTCGACCTGGTGTCCACCCTGGCCACCGACGACTCTTCGGCGCCCCGGCTGTGGCTGGTCACCCGGGGCGCCCGGGCCGTCGTCCCCGGCGACCCGGTCGCCGTCACCCAGGCCCCCGCCTGGGGGCTGGCCCGCGCGGTCAACCGGGAACGCGCCGACCTGCGCTGCGGCTGTGTCGACCTCGACCCGGCCGACCCCCGGCCGGTGGCCCCCGAACTGGCCGACCTGCTGCTCGCCGCCGACGGCGAGGACGAGGCCGCGCTCCGCGACGGCGTCGTGCACGTGCCCCGGCTGGTGCCCGCCACGCCGCCGGCCGGGGACACCCGCCCGGTGCGGCTGCGGATCCGCGAACGCGGCGTGCTGGAGAACCTCACCCTCGAACCGGCCGCCCGCCGCCAGCCGGAACCGGACGAGGTGGAGATCCGGGTCCACGCCACCGGCCTCAACTTCCGGGACGTGCTGAACACCCTCGGCATGTACCCGGGCGAGGCGGGCCCGCTCGGCCTGGAGTGCGCGGGCGAGGTCGTTGCCGTCGGCGCGCGGGTCGACGCCCTCGCCGTCGGGGACCGCGTCCTCGCGCTGGCCCCGGCGAGCTTCGCCAGCTATGTCACGGTGTCCGCCGCGCGGGTCGCGCCGATCCCCGCCGGGCTGGACTACGCCGAGGCGGCGACCGTCCCGGTCACGTACCTCACCGCCGCGTACGGGCTGCACCACCTGGCCCGGCTCAAGCCCGGCGAGCGGGTGCTGATCCACGCGGCGGCCGGCGGGGTCGGGCTGGCCGCCGTACGGCTGGCCCACGCCGCCGGGGCGGAGGTGTTCGCCACCGCCAGCCCCGCCAAGTGGCCGGTCCTCACCGAGCTGGGCGTCCGGCACGTGTTCCACTCCCGCACCCTCGACTTCGCCGACGCGGTCCGCGACCGCACCGACGGGCAGGGCGTGGACGTGGTGCTGAACTCGCTGGCCGACGAGTTCATCCCACGCAGCATCGACGTGCTCCGCGAGGGCGGCACCTTCCTGGAGATCGGCAAGCGCGGCATCTGGGACGCCGAGCGGGTCGCCGGGCTGCGGCCCGACGTGCAGTACCACCCGTTCGACCTGGGCGCGGTCGCCGACGCCGACCCGGAGCTGATCCTGGCGACGCTGCGCGAGCTGACCGACGCGCTCGGCGCGGGCCGGCTCGCCCCGCTGCCGCTGCGGGCCTTCCCGCTCGACCGGGCGGTGGACGCGTTCCGCCACATGGCCCAGGCCCGCCACGTCGGCAAGGTCGTGGTGACCCACGACCACCCGCCCGTGGTACGCCCCGACGCGACGTACCTGATCACCGGTGGTCTCGGCGGGATCGGCCCGGCGGTGGCCCGCTGGCTGGTCGAGCAGGGCGCCCGCCACCTGGTGCTGCTCGGCCGCAGCGCGCCCTCGGCGGAGACCGCCGCGACCCTGCGCGACCTGCACCCCGACGCGCGGATCCACATCCGACAGGCCGACGTGGCCGACCCGGACGCCCTGGCCGGTGTGCTCGCCGAGATCGTCGCCACCCTGCCGCCGCTGCGCGGGATCGTGCACGCCGCCGGGGTGCTCGACGACGGGGTGCTCGCCCAGCAGACCTGGTCGCGGTTCGCCGGGGTGCTCGCCCCCAAGGTTGCCGGCGGCTGGAACCTGCACCTGCTCACCCGGGACCTGCCGCTGGACTTCCTGGTGTTCTGCTCGTCAGTGGCCGCGCTGCTCGGCTCGGCTGGCCAGAGCAGCTACGTCACCGCCAACACGTTCCTCGACACGCTCGCCCACCACCGGCGGGCCCGGGGCCTCGCCGCGACCAGCGTCGACTGGGGACCGTGGGCCGACGGCGGCATGGCCGCCCGCCTGGACGACCGGCAGCGGCAGCGCCTCGCCGCGCAGGGCTTCCGGGCGATCCCGGCAGACGAGGCCACCCACGCCCTCGGCCGGCTGCTCGACGCCGGGACCGCCCAGGCCGGGGTGTTCGCCGTGGACTGGTCGACCCACCTGCACGGATACGGCGACCGGCCACCGGCGCTGCTGGCCCGGCTGCGCCGCACCGAGACGCCGCCCGCCGGACCGACCGGGAAGGCCCCGACCGGCGGGGCCCGGGAGCGCATCGAGGGCGCGCACCCCACCGAGCGCCGCCAACTCCTCCAGGAGTACGTGCAGTGCGTCGCGGTGACCATCCTCGGCCTGCCCCCGGCCCAGCCGGTCAACCCGCAGCAGCCGCTGCGGGAACTCGGCCTGGACTCGCTGATGGCGGTCGAACTGCGCAACGCGCTGGGCGGGTTCGCCGGGCGGCACCTGCCCAGCACCCTCGCCTTCGACCATCCCACGGTGACCCGGCTGACCGACTACCTGCTCCGCGAACTGTTCCCCGAACCCGCGACGCCGGCCCCGGCGTCCGGCCCCCCGCCGACCCCCGACGTGCCGGACGACCTGGTCGCCCGGGTCGCCGCCCTGGACGACGCCGACGTCGAGGCGCTGCTCGCCGCGAAACTCTCCGCCCTGGAGGTGAGGACCACCCATGAGTGA